A genomic stretch from Canis lupus baileyi chromosome 3, mCanLup2.hap1, whole genome shotgun sequence includes:
- the TIRAP gene encoding toll/interleukin-1 receptor domain-containing adapter protein isoform X1, whose protein sequence is MASSTSFPAPRSRSRKPVGKVADWFRQVLSKTSKKLSDSAESTSSDVSQPRSKDNPPPLGLSSAVSPNSPSTYVGASSSSGSSGRWSKDYDVCVCHSEEDLVAAQELVSYLEGSAASLRCFLQLRDSTPGGAIVSELCHALSSSHCRVLLITPGFLQDPWCKYQMLQALSEAPGAEGRTIPLMSGLTRAAYPAELRFMYFVDGRGPDGGFHQVKEAVMRYLQTIS, encoded by the exons ATGGCATCGTCAACCTCCTTCCCAGCTCCTCGCTCCCGGTCCAGGAAGCCTGTGGGCAAGGTGGCTG ACTGGTTCAGGCAGGTCCTGTCGAAGACCTCCAAGAAGCTGTCCGACTCTGCAGAAAGTACCTCCAGTGATGTTTCACAGCCCAGGTCCAAGGacaaccccccacccctgggcctcaGCTCAGCTGTGTCTCCCAACTCCCCATCAACATACGTGGGTGccagcagcagcagtggcagtAGTGGCCGCTGGAGCAAGGactatgatgtgtgtgtgtgccacagTGAGGAGGACCTGGTGGCCGCCCAGGAGCTGGTCTCCTACCTGGAGGGCAGCGCGGCCAGCCTGCGCTGCTTCCTACAGCTTCGGGATTCGACCCCAGGCGGCGCCATCGTGTCAGAGCTGTGCCACGCACTGAGCAGCAGTCACTGCCGCGTACTGCTCATCACCCCGGGCTTCCTGCAGGACCCATGGTGCAAGTACCAGATGCTACAGGCCCTGAGTGAGGCCCCTGGGGCAGAGGGCCGCACCATCCCCCTGATGTCAGGCCTCACCAGAGCTGCCTACCCTGCTGAGCTCCGGTTCATGTACTTCGTGGACGGCCGGGGACCCGATGGTGGCTTTCACCAAGTCAAGGAAGCTGTCATGCGCT ACCTGCAGACCATCAGCTGA
- the TIRAP gene encoding toll/interleukin-1 receptor domain-containing adapter protein isoform X2, which yields MEDIELQAADWFRQVLSKTSKKLSDSAESTSSDVSQPRSKDNPPPLGLSSAVSPNSPSTYVGASSSSGSSGRWSKDYDVCVCHSEEDLVAAQELVSYLEGSAASLRCFLQLRDSTPGGAIVSELCHALSSSHCRVLLITPGFLQDPWCKYQMLQALSEAPGAEGRTIPLMSGLTRAAYPAELRFMYFVDGRGPDGGFHQVKEAVMRYLQTIS from the exons atggaagacaTAGAGCTGCAGGCTGCAG ACTGGTTCAGGCAGGTCCTGTCGAAGACCTCCAAGAAGCTGTCCGACTCTGCAGAAAGTACCTCCAGTGATGTTTCACAGCCCAGGTCCAAGGacaaccccccacccctgggcctcaGCTCAGCTGTGTCTCCCAACTCCCCATCAACATACGTGGGTGccagcagcagcagtggcagtAGTGGCCGCTGGAGCAAGGactatgatgtgtgtgtgtgccacagTGAGGAGGACCTGGTGGCCGCCCAGGAGCTGGTCTCCTACCTGGAGGGCAGCGCGGCCAGCCTGCGCTGCTTCCTACAGCTTCGGGATTCGACCCCAGGCGGCGCCATCGTGTCAGAGCTGTGCCACGCACTGAGCAGCAGTCACTGCCGCGTACTGCTCATCACCCCGGGCTTCCTGCAGGACCCATGGTGCAAGTACCAGATGCTACAGGCCCTGAGTGAGGCCCCTGGGGCAGAGGGCCGCACCATCCCCCTGATGTCAGGCCTCACCAGAGCTGCCTACCCTGCTGAGCTCCGGTTCATGTACTTCGTGGACGGCCGGGGACCCGATGGTGGCTTTCACCAAGTCAAGGAAGCTGTCATGCGCT ACCTGCAGACCATCAGCTGA